The following proteins are encoded in a genomic region of Amycolatopsis sulphurea:
- a CDS encoding LacI family DNA-binding transcriptional regulator codes for MAVTLKDVATLAGVSVKTVSNVVNGYAFVKPENRRRVEEALAATGYRPNVGARNLRRGRTGFLALMVPELSIPYFGELAGLVITAAQRRGWSVLIEQTQGTRTRERATVDSLGPHLVDGALVHPEALEAGDFPDPGTGIPMVLLGEHAVDVALDRVAIDNVRAAHVAVSHLVSLGRRRIAAIGVNPRRGTASLRVAGYTAALTDAGLSVVDSLLEPADKYHRANGAAAMNRLLDLPEPPDAVFCFNDLLAVGALRSVAEHGLRVPEDIAIVGFDNTEESAFSLPSITTISPDKAAIADAAVDLVHARITGAERTPPHEVQPPFSLEIRESTAGTAVPGGL; via the coding sequence GTGGCCGTGACACTCAAGGACGTCGCGACGCTGGCGGGCGTTTCGGTGAAGACCGTCTCGAACGTGGTCAACGGCTATGCGTTCGTGAAGCCGGAAAACCGGCGCCGGGTGGAGGAAGCGCTGGCCGCGACCGGGTACCGGCCGAACGTCGGCGCGCGCAACCTGCGCCGTGGCCGTACCGGATTCCTCGCGCTGATGGTGCCGGAGCTGAGCATCCCGTACTTCGGCGAACTGGCCGGGCTGGTGATCACCGCGGCACAGCGGCGCGGCTGGAGTGTCCTGATCGAACAGACACAAGGGACCCGAACCCGGGAACGGGCCACTGTGGACTCTCTCGGGCCGCATCTGGTGGACGGCGCGCTGGTGCACCCGGAAGCGCTGGAGGCGGGGGATTTTCCCGACCCCGGAACGGGAATCCCGATGGTGCTGCTCGGCGAGCACGCGGTGGACGTGGCGCTGGACCGGGTGGCCATCGACAACGTGCGGGCCGCGCACGTCGCGGTGTCGCATCTGGTCTCCCTCGGCCGGCGCAGGATCGCCGCGATCGGGGTGAACCCGCGCCGTGGCACGGCCTCGCTGCGGGTCGCCGGCTACACCGCGGCGCTCACCGACGCCGGTCTGTCCGTTGTGGACTCCCTGCTGGAGCCCGCGGACAAGTACCACCGGGCGAACGGGGCGGCCGCGATGAACCGGCTGCTGGACCTGCCGGAGCCGCCGGACGCGGTGTTCTGCTTCAACGACCTGCTCGCCGTCGGGGCGCTGCGCTCGGTGGCCGAACATGGTCTGCGGGTGCCCGAGGACATCGCGATCGTCGGGTTCGACAACACCGAGGAGAGCGCGTTCAGCCTGCCCTCGATCACCACCATCTCCCCGGACAAGGCGGCCATCGCGGACGCCGCCGTCGATCTGGTGCACGCCCGGATCACCGGCGCCGAGCGGACCCCGCCGCACGAAGTCCAGCCGCCGTTCTCCCTGGAGATCCGGGAAAGCACCGCCGGGACAGCGGTTCCGGGAGGGCTGTGA
- a CDS encoding ABC transporter substrate-binding protein encodes MSPTATARLVLVTGAAAALVLAGCTSREETSSAPGTGAGPAASAASEAPVVDGSTIAKTGYPKVDPKTAVVGFSQSEKEANPFRIAETQSIKDEAKKLGIPEDHLLTTNAQSDLNKQVSDIKSLLDRGAQLLIVAPLNSDGLQPAFDAAKAKKVPVVTIDRQVNSKPCTDYLTFIGSNFVEQGHRAAAALAKSTGGTGKVAILLGSSGNNVTTDRTQGFKDELKKTPGLSVVAEQTGEFDRSKGQQVTEQLIQSHPDLTAVYAENDEMGIGAVNALKTAGKNPGKDVKVVSVDGTRNAVQLIADGSYNAVIESNPRFGQLAFQTLQQFADGKAIARSIVISDDAYDESNAAQKVGNAF; translated from the coding sequence GTGTCCCCGACCGCCACCGCTCGCCTGGTCCTCGTCACCGGTGCCGCCGCGGCCCTCGTGCTGGCCGGCTGCACCAGCCGCGAAGAAACCTCCTCGGCACCCGGCACCGGCGCGGGTCCGGCCGCGTCCGCCGCATCCGAGGCGCCGGTCGTGGACGGCAGCACGATCGCCAAGACCGGCTACCCCAAGGTGGACCCGAAGACCGCGGTCGTCGGCTTCTCCCAGTCGGAGAAGGAGGCCAACCCGTTCCGCATCGCGGAGACCCAGTCCATCAAGGACGAAGCGAAGAAACTCGGCATTCCGGAAGACCACCTGCTGACCACGAACGCGCAGAGTGACCTCAACAAGCAGGTCAGTGACATCAAGTCGCTGCTCGACCGGGGCGCGCAGCTGCTCATCGTGGCACCGCTGAACTCCGACGGCCTGCAGCCCGCATTCGACGCGGCGAAAGCGAAGAAGGTCCCGGTGGTCACCATCGACCGCCAGGTGAACTCGAAGCCGTGCACCGACTACCTGACCTTCATCGGCTCCAACTTCGTGGAACAGGGCCACCGCGCGGCCGCCGCGCTGGCGAAGTCCACCGGCGGCACCGGAAAAGTCGCGATCCTGCTCGGCTCCTCGGGCAACAACGTGACCACCGACCGTACCCAGGGTTTCAAGGACGAGCTGAAGAAGACGCCCGGCCTGTCCGTCGTCGCCGAGCAGACCGGCGAGTTCGACCGGTCCAAGGGCCAGCAGGTGACCGAGCAGCTGATCCAGAGCCATCCCGACCTGACCGCGGTGTACGCGGAGAACGACGAGATGGGCATCGGCGCGGTGAACGCGCTCAAGACCGCGGGCAAGAACCCGGGCAAAGACGTCAAAGTCGTGTCCGTGGACGGCACCCGCAACGCGGTGCAGCTGATCGCGGACGGCAGCTACAACGCGGTGATCGAGTCCAATCCGCGGTTCGGGCAGCTGGCCTTCCAGACCCTGCAGCAGTTCGCGGACGGCAAGGCGATCGCGCGGAGCATCGTGATCAGCGACGACGCCTACGACGAGTCGAATGCGGCGCAGAAGGTCGGGAATGCGTTCTGA
- a CDS encoding sugar ABC transporter ATP-binding protein → MRSDRQTLAGTGRADATAAPVLEVAGVTKRFPGTVALDDVSFTLRRGEVHALVGENGAGKSTLIKVLTGVYRPDEGQVRHFGEPVDFRRPIDAQRAGISTIYQEVNLVPLMSVASNVFLGREPRTRGGLVDWSAMNEQARELLAGYGIETDVRRPLHTLAVGAQQMVALARAVSTKAGVVVMDEPTSSLEPREVDTLFEVLARLHAQDIAVLYVSHRMDELYRVCDSVTVLRDGKVVHSGALKPLPRIELVSMMLGREIREIRAEGVTAFGEEHHAGKEPLLRAENLTGGRKLHDVSVTVAPGEVVGLAGLLGSGRSETARAVVGAFPLEHGTVMLAGKPLKRGKIATAVRSGVALLAEDRKSDGIIPNLSVRENIVLAALPRLSTFGFVNRAKQDRVVRTFMERLRIKASSPEQKVSELSGGNQQKVLLARWLATGPKVLLLDEPTRGIDVGAKAEVQALIDELAKEGLGVLLISSELEELLDGADRVVVLRDGAVAGELSGSAVTEDNVLAAIAAGGDDDDDRDADQT, encoded by the coding sequence ATGCGTTCTGACCGGCAGACCCTGGCGGGCACCGGCCGGGCGGACGCCACCGCCGCACCGGTGCTGGAGGTGGCCGGGGTGACCAAGCGGTTCCCCGGCACGGTGGCCCTGGACGACGTCTCGTTCACGCTGCGGCGCGGCGAGGTGCACGCACTGGTCGGGGAGAACGGGGCCGGCAAGTCCACTTTGATCAAAGTGCTCACCGGGGTCTACCGGCCGGACGAGGGCCAGGTGCGCCACTTCGGCGAGCCGGTGGACTTCCGTCGCCCGATCGACGCGCAGCGGGCCGGGATCTCCACCATCTACCAGGAAGTCAATCTCGTCCCGCTGATGAGCGTTGCGAGCAATGTCTTCCTGGGCCGGGAACCCCGTACCCGCGGCGGGCTCGTGGACTGGTCTGCGATGAACGAGCAGGCCCGCGAACTGCTGGCCGGGTACGGCATCGAGACCGACGTGCGCCGTCCGCTGCACACGCTCGCGGTGGGTGCGCAGCAGATGGTCGCGCTCGCCCGCGCAGTGTCCACAAAGGCTGGTGTGGTGGTGATGGACGAGCCGACGTCCTCGTTGGAGCCACGCGAGGTGGACACCCTGTTCGAGGTGCTCGCCCGGCTGCACGCACAGGACATCGCGGTGCTCTACGTGAGTCACCGGATGGACGAGCTGTATCGCGTGTGCGACAGCGTCACCGTGCTGCGCGACGGCAAGGTTGTCCACAGTGGAGCATTGAAGCCGCTGCCGCGAATCGAGCTGGTGTCCATGATGCTCGGCCGGGAGATCCGCGAGATCCGCGCCGAGGGCGTGACCGCCTTCGGCGAGGAGCACCACGCCGGGAAGGAACCGTTGCTGCGAGCGGAGAATCTCACCGGCGGACGCAAGCTGCACGACGTGTCGGTCACCGTCGCGCCCGGCGAGGTAGTCGGGCTGGCGGGGTTGCTCGGGTCCGGCCGCAGCGAGACCGCCCGCGCGGTGGTCGGCGCCTTCCCGCTGGAGCACGGCACCGTGATGCTGGCCGGAAAGCCGTTGAAGCGCGGGAAGATCGCCACCGCGGTACGGTCCGGGGTCGCGCTGCTCGCCGAGGACCGCAAGTCCGACGGCATCATCCCGAACCTGTCCGTGCGGGAGAACATCGTGCTCGCCGCGCTGCCCCGGCTGTCCACCTTCGGTTTCGTCAACCGGGCCAAACAGGACCGGGTGGTCAGGACTTTCATGGAACGGCTGCGGATCAAGGCTTCCAGCCCGGAGCAGAAGGTCTCCGAACTCTCCGGCGGCAACCAGCAGAAGGTGCTGCTCGCGCGCTGGCTGGCCACCGGTCCGAAGGTCCTGCTGCTGGACGAGCCGACCCGCGGCATCGACGTCGGCGCCAAGGCCGAAGTACAGGCGCTGATCGACGAGCTGGCCAAGGAAGGTCTCGGCGTGCTGCTGATCTCCTCCGAGCTGGAGGAGCTGCTCGACGGCGCGGACCGCGTGGTCGTGCTGCGCGACGGCGCGGTGGCCGGCGAGCTGAGCGGCTCCGCGGTGACCGAAGACAACGTACTGGCCGCGATCGCCGCTGGGGGTGACGACGATGACGACCGCGACGCTGACCAGACCTGA
- a CDS encoding ABC transporter permease, with product MTTATLTRPDRARVTSWLQNYGVYLAVVVLLLFNLAFTENFLSLANFRTQLVQAAPVCIVALGMALVIGTEGIDLSVGSVMSIAAALIPLYLGAGPVMAVLVALAAGVVSGLFSGFLVARLGIQPIIATLALLVGGRGLALVIAHGQLVQLHNADFLALGTGEVLGIPVMVLVAAVLAVLAGLLVRRTTFGRQLVAVGGNRPAATLAGLPVKRVLIGVYVISGALAAIAGVLATARLSASDPNEMGLLMELSAITAVVVGGTPLTGGRVRVLGTVFGALLMQLVHATLIKHNLPDSAAQMVQAAIIVAAVYVARERSTR from the coding sequence ATGACGACCGCGACGCTGACCAGACCTGACCGTGCCCGCGTCACGAGCTGGCTGCAGAACTACGGGGTGTACCTCGCCGTCGTGGTACTGCTGCTGTTCAACCTGGCCTTCACCGAGAACTTCCTATCCCTCGCCAACTTCCGCACCCAGCTGGTGCAGGCGGCGCCGGTGTGCATCGTCGCGCTCGGCATGGCGCTGGTGATCGGCACCGAGGGCATCGACCTCTCGGTCGGCTCGGTGATGTCGATCGCCGCCGCACTGATACCGCTCTACCTCGGCGCCGGACCGGTGATGGCGGTGCTGGTCGCGCTCGCGGCGGGCGTGGTTTCCGGGCTGTTCAGCGGATTCCTGGTGGCCCGCCTCGGTATTCAGCCGATCATCGCGACCCTCGCCCTGCTGGTCGGCGGGCGTGGGCTGGCCCTGGTGATCGCGCACGGCCAGCTCGTCCAGCTGCACAACGCGGACTTCCTCGCGCTGGGCACCGGCGAGGTGCTCGGCATCCCGGTGATGGTGCTGGTCGCCGCGGTGCTCGCGGTGCTGGCCGGATTGCTGGTGCGGCGCACCACGTTCGGCCGGCAGCTGGTCGCGGTCGGCGGCAACCGCCCGGCCGCGACGCTCGCCGGGCTGCCGGTCAAGCGCGTGCTGATCGGGGTGTACGTGATCTCCGGCGCGCTGGCCGCGATCGCCGGAGTGCTGGCCACGGCCCGGCTCAGTGCCAGTGACCCCAACGAAATGGGGCTGCTGATGGAGCTGTCCGCGATCACCGCGGTGGTGGTCGGCGGAACTCCGCTCACCGGCGGCCGGGTACGTGTCCTCGGCACGGTGTTCGGTGCGCTGCTGATGCAGCTGGTGCACGCCACGCTGATCAAGCACAACCTGCCCGATTCCGCGGCGCAGATGGTGCAGGCCGCCATTATCGTCGCCGCGGTGTACGTCGCCAGGGAACGGAGCACGCGATGA